ACCGCTTTACGCGCGGATGGAGCTATGGGGCTTCAGTGGTGGATCCGCGCACAGGCGAAATTCTCAAAGGCAATGTGACGCTGGGCGGCGGGCGCGGGCGGCAGGATTATCTGATTGCCGAAGCGCTGCTGGCTCCGTATAAGAATGGAAAGCCGCCTGCCGATGAGGCCCATGATGCCGCGCTGCAGATGGTGCTGGCGCGTCTGCGGCAACTGGCAGCGCACGAGACGGGACACACACTCGGGCTGGCGCACAACTTTGCGGCCAGCAGCTATCCGCACGCACCGGAGCAGACCGTATCGGTGATGGATTATCCCGCGCCGCATGTGACTGTGGGAGCGGATGGAATTCCTGATGTGAAGCATGCGTATCCGGTGGGGATTGGCATCTGGGATAAGGTTGCGATTGATTATGGATATCGCGAGTTTGACAAAGACGGACAGCGTTGTGAAGACGCCGCCGCGCTCAGGAAGATCCTGCATGACGCGCAAAGCCGGGGACTGATTTTTATTACGGATGCGGATGCGCGGCCGGAAGGCTCGGCGCATCCGGATGCGCATTTGTGGGACAACGGCACGGATGCTGCGACGGAGCTGGATCGCGTGTTGACGGTGCGCGAAGCGGCGATGAAGCGGTTTGGCGTGGATGCGATTCGCGAGGGCACTCCGCTGGCGCGGCTCGAAGATCTGCTTGTGCCGCTGTATCTCTTTCACCGCTACCAGACGGTGGCGGCAGCCAAGGAGATTGGCGGACTCGACTATCGCTACAACGTGCGCGGGGATGGGCAAATGCTGCCGAAGATGGTCGCTCCCGCCGAACAGGAGCATGCGCTGAAGAGCGTACTGAAGACGCTTTCGCCTGCCATGCTGACGCTGCCGGAGCCGCTGCTGAAGGTATTGCCGCCGCGGCCGCCGGGATTGCACCGCACCATGGAAGACTTCCCTTCCCGCACGGGCGTAACGTTTGATCCGCTGGGAGCGGCGGAGTCGGCGGCTGACCTGACGCTGGCGCTGCTGTTTAATCCGGAGCGCGACAACCGCCTGGTGCAGTATCACGCAGAAGATGCGGCGGAGCCCTCCCTGCAATCAGTGATTGAAGCGACGCTCGATTCGACGGCGATTCCGGCAGGCACGACCGGGCTTGAAGTCGAGGTGAAGCACGCGGTGGATCACCAGATTGTGGAGGCACTGCTGCGGCTGGCGGCGAATCCGGGAGACTCAGCGGAGACGGCGGCCATTGCGCGCTATGAGCTGACAAAACTGGAAAAGCAACTGACATCGCAGCCTGGAAGCGATGTGGAAGACCAGGCGCTCGACGCGATGGAAGCAGAAGAAATCCATGCGTTCTTTGAGAATCCGGCGAAGTATGTGCCGGCACCTGTGGTGCAGGCGCCGCCGGGCATGCCGATTGGGGATTAGTCACCGTAGCTAATACAT
The DNA window shown above is from Acidobacterium capsulatum ATCC 51196 and carries:
- a CDS encoding zinc-dependent metalloprotease; protein product: MSRSLTSLFALFLCAPGVIASAATAASGSSPLPTVSKATAGMKHMPGLISLDWDAHNGKVYFEIPMDGNAARTRSPQYIYTHSTPWSVGTSHLGGYGLDRGQISEGAIVRFERTGPKVLLVEPNLDFRSSSSSAAEQAAVKESFPVSVLAGFKVAAENADGTVLVDATPYFLSDVHHIAEALAQGHQGIYHVDLNRSTILPGETKAFPDNSVVEAELTFVEGASELGPTGNIVSEVTPNPRAVTIRERQMFVRLPPPGYVPRRFSPNAGYFDFSYRDYDAPLGERMAQQFITRHRLIKKDPHCVTDCQAVTPLHYYVDRGAPEPIRQALVEGASWWDQAFQAAGWAPGTFKVSVLPKGADPMDVRYNIIQWVNRFTRGWSYGASVVDPRTGEILKGNVTLGGGRGRQDYLIAEALLAPYKNGKPPADEAHDAALQMVLARLRQLAAHETGHTLGLAHNFAASSYPHAPEQTVSVMDYPAPHVTVGADGIPDVKHAYPVGIGIWDKVAIDYGYREFDKDGQRCEDAAALRKILHDAQSRGLIFITDADARPEGSAHPDAHLWDNGTDAATELDRVLTVREAAMKRFGVDAIREGTPLARLEDLLVPLYLFHRYQTVAAAKEIGGLDYRYNVRGDGQMLPKMVAPAEQEHALKSVLKTLSPAMLTLPEPLLKVLPPRPPGLHRTMEDFPSRTGVTFDPLGAAESAADLTLALLFNPERDNRLVQYHAEDAAEPSLQSVIEATLDSTAIPAGTTGLEVEVKHAVDHQIVEALLRLAANPGDSAETAAIARYELTKLEKQLTSQPGSDVEDQALDAMEAEEIHAFFENPAKYVPAPVVQAPPGMPIGD